Proteins encoded together in one Polaribacter reichenbachii window:
- a CDS encoding mannan-binding lectin: MSTFKVNIPAGPLWNDQDANEKAPKVAAAHQGKWTGQWNTVVESEMSVIQVELQVKNTGTDSFVTDVLAGPLWSNEDAKKFGPAIAASYGAEFTGQWKTIVEGKMSVIQIKYSF; this comes from the coding sequence ATGTCAACATTTAAAGTTAATATACCAGCAGGTCCATTATGGAATGATCAAGATGCAAATGAAAAAGCACCAAAAGTTGCAGCAGCACATCAAGGAAAATGGACGGGGCAATGGAATACAGTTGTAGAATCAGAAATGAGTGTGATTCAAGTAGAGTTACAAGTGAAAAATACAGGTACAGATAGTTTTGTTACAGACGTTCTTGCTGGACCATTATGGAGTAATGAGGATGCCAAAAAATTCGGACCAGCAATTGCTGCTTCTTATGGCGCTGAATTTACAGGGCAATGGAAAACAATTGTAGAAGGAAAAATGAGTGTTATTCAAATTAAGTACTCATTTTAA
- a CDS encoding fumarylacetoacetate hydrolase family protein, whose translation MKILGIGSNYVTDLKDIEEKKKGKKFIFSKPETALAVNCDVEYPSKITNELIYEVELVVKIGKEGKNISKKEANSYISEIAVGIDYTATDILKNARETKHPWEFAKGFDGAAPISSFKPVTDYDLGDINFDLKINGEEKQKSNTAYMINDFADIIAFISEYMTLQPGDLIFTGTPALGKGEIFKGDHLQCSINGELLLDFKMI comes from the coding sequence ATGAAAATTTTAGGAATAGGTAGTAATTACGTTACAGATTTAAAAGATATTGAAGAAAAAAAGAAAGGAAAAAAGTTTATTTTTTCGAAACCAGAAACAGCATTGGCTGTAAATTGCGATGTTGAATACCCAAGTAAAATTACCAACGAATTAATTTACGAAGTAGAATTAGTGGTTAAAATTGGTAAAGAAGGTAAAAACATTAGCAAAAAAGAGGCTAATTCTTACATTTCAGAAATTGCTGTGGGTATCGATTATACTGCTACTGATATTCTTAAAAATGCAAGAGAAACCAAACATCCTTGGGAGTTTGCTAAAGGTTTTGATGGTGCTGCACCAATTTCTAGTTTTAAACCAGTTACCGATTATGATTTAGGTGATATTAATTTCGACTTAAAAATTAACGGTGAAGAAAAACAGAAAAGTAATACTGCTTATATGATTAATGATTTTGCTGATATTATTGCGTTTATTTCTGAATATATGACTTTACAACCTGGAGATTTAATTTTTACTGGAACTCCAGCTTTAGGAAAAGGTGAAATCTTTAAAGGAGATCATTTACAATGTTCTATAAATGGTGAATTATTGTTAGATTTTAAAATGATATAA
- a CDS encoding glycosyl hydrolase family 18 protein, whose product MKNNINIAAYGEGILYPPNLAMNMKDIQNAGWTSLMVSLFQVSSAGDISFNGITLISKGKYIGDAIWPQQLLDLKSSGTIISLLATFGGWDSAFQNIQNIYNQNETFKGTQLEANCIVFRKTFKAFDLIDMDVEYPNGKPQNAQAAFIAFCEMWIEVGFNITFCPYGDIPFWTNSLVAIESKYPGAVKYWNLQCYAGGAYNNPEVWAKAIIKALPTFNTDGYIMASDWSRFWNSGADEWQGDCPNAVKSLLSQFKGQSCISGGFIWTIDQMINYSTDEKIHPDSESCGNVAMIDYVNAIKTTFDT is encoded by the coding sequence ATGAAAAATAATATAAATATAGCAGCATATGGAGAAGGTATACTATATCCTCCCAATTTAGCTATGAATATGAAAGATATTCAAAATGCAGGTTGGACAAGTCTAATGGTTAGTTTATTTCAAGTAAGTTCGGCAGGAGATATAAGTTTTAATGGTATTACTTTAATATCTAAAGGAAAATATATAGGTGATGCAATTTGGCCTCAACAATTATTGGATTTAAAAAGTTCAGGAACAATAATTAGTTTATTAGCAACTTTTGGTGGATGGGATAGTGCCTTTCAAAATATTCAGAATATATATAATCAAAATGAGACCTTTAAAGGAACACAATTAGAAGCGAATTGTATCGTTTTTAGAAAGACATTCAAGGCATTTGATTTGATTGATATGGATGTAGAATACCCTAATGGAAAACCACAAAATGCCCAAGCCGCTTTTATTGCATTTTGTGAAATGTGGATAGAAGTTGGCTTTAATATTACTTTTTGTCCTTATGGAGATATTCCTTTTTGGACAAATTCTTTAGTTGCTATAGAAAGTAAATATCCAGGAGCTGTAAAATATTGGAATTTACAATGTTATGCTGGTGGCGCATATAATAACCCAGAAGTTTGGGCTAAAGCCATAATAAAAGCACTACCAACATTTAATACAGATGGTTATATTATGGCAAGCGATTGGTCTCGATTTTGGAATTCAGGAGCAGACGAGTGGCAGGGAGACTGTCCGAATGCAGTAAAATCATTGCTTTCTCAATTTAAAGGACAAAGTTGTATTAGTGGAGGGTTTATTTGGACAATTGATCAAATGATAAATTACTCAACAGATGAAAAAATACATCCTGATTCTGAAAGTTGTGGAAATGTTGCTATGATAGATTATGTAAATGCCATTAAAACAACTTTTGATACCTAA
- a CDS encoding SDR family NAD(P)-dependent oxidoreductase, producing the protein MSEYKENPEITSCIKTIQRLLDDTNQLFEIPEEQRIALFKVAGELSRPNRDEFQRRRKDAKKAAKRKKQESDKHARKSTGIRSARESALFVAPKLLGAAQINEDTPELESPRNCYVCKTVFTKLHHFYDTMCTDCGDLNYAKRFQTTDLKGQVAVITGSRLKIGYHITLMSLRSGATVIATTRFPADSAIRFAKEEDYNDWSHRLHIHGLDLRHIPSVEIFCNYIEQKYDRLDILINNAAQTVRRPSGFYSHMMENEKKPIDQLPKLAQTLLKNHNECLQEISDLSISSTKTAKNNVLPVTWHGPEPGIGLRNSAELSQIPYSFDNSLQTSEVFPEGKLDADLQQVDLRKTNSWRLKLGEIETTEMVEVQLVNAVAPFVLCNRLSNLMMKENTGKKHIINVSAMEGKFHRFKKVDRHPHTNMAKAALNMLTHTSSATFAKKGIFMNAVDTGWVTDEDPAELSKKKQEVHDFQPPLDIVDGAARVMDPLIDGINTGKHWSGKFLKDYFPIDW; encoded by the coding sequence ATGAGCGAGTATAAAGAAAATCCTGAAATTACATCTTGTATTAAAACAATACAGCGTTTGTTGGATGATACAAATCAGTTATTTGAAATTCCTGAAGAACAAAGAATTGCACTTTTTAAAGTTGCTGGCGAATTATCTCGTCCAAACAGAGATGAGTTTCAACGACGTAGAAAAGATGCCAAAAAAGCAGCAAAACGCAAAAAACAAGAAAGTGATAAGCACGCACGAAAATCGACTGGAATTCGTTCTGCAAGAGAATCTGCCTTATTTGTGGCTCCAAAGTTATTAGGAGCTGCTCAAATAAATGAAGATACTCCAGAATTAGAATCGCCTAGAAATTGTTATGTATGTAAAACTGTTTTTACCAAATTGCATCATTTTTATGATACAATGTGTACAGATTGTGGAGATTTAAATTATGCAAAACGTTTTCAAACTACAGATTTAAAAGGTCAAGTTGCAGTAATTACAGGTTCTCGTTTAAAAATAGGTTATCATATTACTTTAATGTCTTTACGTTCTGGAGCAACTGTTATTGCTACTACTCGTTTTCCTGCAGATTCTGCCATTCGTTTTGCTAAAGAAGAAGATTATAACGATTGGAGTCATCGTTTGCACATTCACGGTTTAGATTTAAGACACATACCAAGTGTAGAGATTTTCTGTAATTATATAGAACAGAAATATGATAGATTAGATATTCTTATTAATAATGCTGCACAAACAGTAAGAAGACCATCAGGTTTTTATAGCCATATGATGGAAAATGAAAAGAAACCAATTGATCAATTACCAAAACTAGCACAAACTTTATTAAAAAACCATAATGAATGTTTACAGGAAATTTCGGATTTAAGTATTTCATCAACAAAAACAGCCAAAAATAATGTGTTGCCTGTAACTTGGCACGGACCAGAACCTGGTATTGGTTTAAGAAACTCTGCTGAATTATCTCAAATTCCTTATAGTTTTGATAACTCTTTACAAACATCAGAAGTTTTTCCTGAAGGTAAATTAGACGCAGATTTACAGCAAGTAGATTTAAGAAAAACCAATAGTTGGCGTTTAAAATTAGGTGAAATTGAAACTACAGAAATGGTGGAAGTACAATTGGTAAATGCTGTTGCTCCTTTTGTGTTGTGCAATCGTTTATCTAATTTAATGATGAAAGAAAATACTGGTAAAAAACACATTATCAATGTTTCTGCAATGGAAGGTAAGTTTCATCGATTTAAAAAAGTAGACAGACATCCGCATACAAATATGGCAAAAGCGGCTTTAAATATGTTAACTCATACATCTTCTGCAACTTTTGCTAAAAAAGGTATTTTTATGAATGCTGTAGATACAGGTTGGGTTACAGATGAAGATCCTGCAGAATTATCTAAAAAGAAACAAGAAGTGCACGATTTTCAGCCACCTTTAGATATTGTAGATGGTGCAGCAAGAGTTATGGATCCTTTAATTGATGGTATAAATACTGGTAAACATTGGTCTGGAAAGTTTTTGAAAGACTATTTTCCTATTGATTGGTAA
- a CDS encoding Tex family protein translates to MQLFQYIIQQTQLSSKSVENTISLLNEDATIPFISRYRKEMTGNLDEVQIGEIVKFKENFEALEKRKKAILKALEEQSVLTQELTQKITNSRDLIELEDLYLPFKKKRKTKAETARLQGLEPLAKMIMSQRVNDLEYTASKYIKNDVDTLEDALEGARFIIAEWINERTDIRNNIRRELERFASISSKVIKTKKDDDKAQKFKDYFDWSESLNRIPSHRLLAILRAENEGFIRIKIEVDSERLLQRIENRIIRSQNECATQIEIAIKDAYKRLLFPSLSNEALSNAKENADENAILVFAKNLKQLLLGSPLGEKRVLAIDPGFRSGCKVVCLNAQGDLEHNETIFPHEPQNQKIEAIKKISFLVDAHKIEAIAIGNGTASRETEQLVQKIQFKNTVDVFVVSEAGASIYSASKIARDEFPNYDVTVRGSVSIGRRLQDPLAELVKIDAKSIGVGQYQHDVDQTKLKKSLDTTVESCVNTVGVNVNTASESLLSYVSGIGSKLAENIVKYRNENGSFKSRNEIKKVPRLGGKAYEQAAGFLRIKNGKNPLDDSAVHPESYHLVDKIAKDAKKNVSEIIGNKEILKQINLQHYITKNIGLPTLKDIISELEKPGLDPRATAKVFSFDKNIKTISDLRIGQLLPGIVNNITNFGCFVDVGIKESGLIHVSNLSDTFVKDVNTIVALQQQIIVKVLEVDVVRKRIQLALVK, encoded by the coding sequence ATGCAATTATTCCAATATATCATTCAACAAACACAACTTTCATCAAAATCTGTAGAAAATACCATTTCTCTTTTAAATGAAGATGCTACAATTCCTTTTATATCAAGATACAGAAAGGAAATGACAGGGAATTTAGATGAAGTTCAAATTGGAGAAATTGTAAAATTTAAAGAAAACTTTGAAGCTTTAGAAAAGCGTAAAAAAGCAATTTTAAAAGCATTAGAAGAGCAAAGTGTTTTAACACAAGAACTTACTCAAAAAATAACTAATTCTAGAGATTTAATTGAGCTAGAAGATTTGTATTTACCTTTTAAGAAAAAGCGTAAAACCAAAGCAGAAACAGCACGTTTACAAGGTTTAGAACCTTTGGCTAAAATGATAATGAGTCAACGTGTAAATGATTTGGAATATACAGCATCAAAATATATTAAAAATGATGTTGATACTCTAGAAGATGCTTTAGAAGGTGCACGTTTTATTATTGCAGAATGGATTAACGAAAGAACAGATATCAGAAATAACATCAGAAGAGAATTAGAACGTTTTGCAAGCATTTCATCTAAAGTGATAAAAACTAAAAAAGATGATGACAAAGCACAAAAATTTAAAGATTATTTTGATTGGAGCGAATCTCTAAATCGAATTCCTTCTCATAGATTATTGGCAATTTTAAGAGCTGAAAACGAAGGTTTTATCAGAATAAAAATCGAAGTCGATTCAGAACGATTATTGCAAAGAATTGAAAACAGAATTATTCGTTCTCAAAATGAATGTGCAACTCAAATTGAAATCGCTATAAAAGACGCTTATAAACGATTGTTATTCCCTTCTTTATCTAATGAAGCTTTATCAAATGCCAAAGAAAACGCAGATGAAAATGCCATTTTAGTGTTTGCTAAAAACTTAAAACAGTTACTTTTAGGATCGCCATTAGGTGAAAAAAGAGTGTTGGCAATAGATCCTGGTTTTAGATCTGGTTGTAAAGTGGTTTGTTTAAATGCACAAGGTGATTTAGAACATAATGAAACTATATTTCCACACGAACCTCAAAATCAAAAAATTGAAGCCATTAAAAAAATTAGTTTTTTAGTAGATGCGCATAAAATTGAAGCCATAGCTATTGGTAATGGAACAGCATCTAGAGAAACAGAACAATTAGTTCAGAAAATTCAATTTAAAAATACTGTGGATGTTTTTGTGGTAAGTGAAGCTGGTGCTTCTATCTATTCTGCATCAAAAATTGCCAGAGATGAGTTCCCAAATTACGATGTAACCGTTCGTGGTTCAGTTTCAATTGGTAGACGATTGCAAGATCCTTTGGCTGAATTGGTTAAAATTGATGCAAAATCAATTGGAGTTGGCCAATATCAGCATGATGTAGATCAAACAAAGCTCAAAAAATCTTTAGATACTACAGTAGAAAGTTGTGTAAATACAGTAGGTGTAAACGTAAATACTGCAAGTGAATCTCTATTAAGTTATGTGTCAGGAATTGGCTCAAAATTGGCAGAAAATATTGTAAAATACAGAAACGAAAATGGTTCATTTAAATCAAGAAATGAAATTAAAAAAGTACCAAGATTAGGAGGAAAAGCTTATGAACAAGCTGCTGGTTTTTTAAGAATTAAAAACGGCAAAAATCCTTTAGATGATTCAGCAGTGCATCCTGAAAGTTATCATTTAGTTGATAAAATTGCCAAAGATGCAAAGAAAAATGTTTCAGAAATTATTGGTAATAAAGAAATTTTGAAACAAATTAATTTGCAACATTATATTACTAAAAACATTGGTTTACCTACTTTAAAAGACATTATTAGCGAATTAGAAAAACCAGGTTTAGACCCTAGAGCTACAGCAAAAGTATTTTCTTTTGATAAAAACATCAAAACTATTTCTGATTTAAGAATTGGTCAATTATTACCAGGAATAGTAAACAATATTACCAATTTTGGTTGTTTTGTTGATGTTGGCATCAAAGAAAGTGGCTTAATTCACGTTTCTAATTTATCTGATACTTTTGTAAAAGATGTAAATACAATTGTAGCTTTGCAACAACAAATAATTGTAAAAGTTTTAGAAGTTGATGTGGTTAGAAAACGTATTCAATTGGCTTTAGTAAAGTAA
- the lysA gene encoding diaminopimelate decarboxylase: protein MENSQLLALANKYGSPLYVYDTDKIESQYNRLTNAFSSVKNLKLNYAVKALSNINILKFFKNLGSGLDTVSYQEVQLCLTTGIEPHNIIFTPNGVSLTEIEEVAKLGVQINIDNLSILEQFGQKHPEIPVCVRINPHIMAGGNSKISVGHIDSKFGISIHQVPHIKRVVENTGMNINGIHMHTGSDILDIDTFLRASDILFDVARQFENIDFIDFGSGFKVPYKEGDISTDIEQLGVQLSERFNEFCTEYGKDITLMFEPGKFLVSEAGVFLAKVNVVKQTTSTVFAHVDSGFNHLVRPMMYDSYHHITNISNPKGRDRYYSVVGYICETDTFASNRRIAEISEEDVLCFHNAGAYCFSMASNYNSRYLPAEVMVVNGQDYLIRKRQTIEDILNNQEVVEFSSKKKTTKAEVTA from the coding sequence GTGGAAAACTCACAACTTTTAGCGTTAGCAAATAAATACGGAAGTCCTTTATATGTTTACGATACAGATAAAATAGAATCGCAATACAACAGATTAACAAATGCTTTTAGCAGTGTTAAAAATTTAAAATTGAATTATGCTGTTAAAGCACTTTCAAACATCAATATTTTAAAATTCTTTAAAAATTTAGGCTCTGGTTTAGACACAGTTTCTTACCAAGAAGTACAATTATGTTTAACAACTGGCATTGAACCTCACAATATTATTTTTACACCAAATGGAGTTTCTTTAACTGAGATTGAAGAAGTTGCAAAATTAGGCGTTCAAATTAATATTGATAACCTTTCTATTTTAGAACAATTTGGTCAAAAACATCCAGAAATTCCTGTTTGTGTGCGTATCAATCCACACATTATGGCTGGTGGAAATTCTAAAATTTCTGTAGGTCATATCGATTCTAAATTCGGAATTTCTATTCACCAAGTACCACACATTAAACGTGTTGTAGAAAACACAGGTATGAATATTAACGGAATTCATATGCACACAGGTTCTGATATTCTAGATATTGATACTTTTTTACGCGCTTCTGATATTTTGTTTGATGTTGCTCGTCAATTTGAGAATATCGATTTTATCGATTTTGGAAGCGGATTTAAAGTACCTTATAAAGAAGGTGACATTTCTACAGATATTGAGCAATTAGGTGTTCAATTATCAGAAAGATTTAATGAATTTTGCACAGAATATGGTAAAGACATTACCTTAATGTTTGAGCCTGGTAAATTTTTAGTTTCTGAAGCTGGAGTATTTTTAGCAAAAGTAAATGTGGTAAAACAAACTACTTCAACTGTTTTTGCGCATGTAGATTCTGGTTTTAACCACTTAGTAAGACCAATGATGTACGATTCTTATCATCATATTACAAACATTTCAAATCCAAAAGGTAGAGATCGTTATTATTCTGTTGTAGGTTATATTTGTGAAACAGATACATTTGCTTCTAACAGAAGAATTGCAGAAATTTCTGAAGAAGATGTTTTATGTTTTCATAATGCAGGCGCTTACTGTTTTTCTATGGCATCTAATTACAACTCTCGTTATTTACCTGCAGAAGTTATGGTAGTTAACGGGCAAGATTATTTAATTAGAAAAAGACAAACTATAGAAGATATTTTAAACAACCAAGAAGTTGTAGAATTTTCATCAAAAAAGAAGACCACTAAAGCAGAAGTTACTGCTTAA
- a CDS encoding DNA topoisomerase IV subunit B, producing MSQETKYTEDNIRSLDWKEHIRMRPGMYIGKLGDGSSADDGIYILVKEVLDNSIDEYVMGAGKTIEISIQGSKVTVRDYGRGIPLGKVVDVVSKMNTGGKYDSKAFKKSVGLNGVGTKAVNALSSFFRVESSREGKSASAEFSQGNLENEEFLEESSRRKGTKVSFIPDDTIFKNYKFRNEYVAKMLKNYVYLNPGLTIIFNGEKFFSKNGLKDLLEDNNNTEDMLYPIIHLKGDDIEVAITHSKTQYSEEYYSFVNGQHTTQGGTHQSAFREAIVKTIRDFFGKNFEASDVRKSVIAAIAIKVMEPVFESQTKTKLGSTEMGGELPTVRTYINDFVKTKLDNFLHRNTEIADKLQKKILQAEKERKELSGIRKLARDRAKKASLHNKKLRDCRIHLGDIKKENYLETTLFITEGDSASGSITKSRNVNTQAVFSLKGKPLNSYGLSKKIVYENEEFNLLQAALNIEDGLEDLRYNNIVIATDADVDGMHIRLLLITFFLQFFPELIKEGHLYILETPLFRVRNKKQTFYCYSDEEKREAIEKLRGKPEITRFKGLGEISPNEFVHFIGDDIRLDPVMLDKEMSIEQMLQFYMGKNTPDRQKFIIQNLKVELDYVEEEV from the coding sequence ATGAGTCAAGAAACAAAATATACAGAAGATAATATCAGGTCTTTAGACTGGAAAGAACACATTAGAATGCGTCCAGGAATGTATATTGGTAAATTAGGTGATGGTTCTTCTGCAGACGATGGTATTTACATTTTAGTTAAAGAAGTTCTTGACAATTCTATTGACGAATATGTTATGGGAGCAGGGAAAACCATCGAAATTTCTATTCAAGGAAGTAAAGTTACAGTGCGTGATTATGGACGTGGAATTCCTTTAGGAAAGGTGGTTGATGTAGTTTCTAAAATGAATACTGGTGGTAAATACGACTCAAAAGCATTTAAAAAATCGGTAGGTTTAAATGGAGTTGGTACAAAAGCTGTAAATGCTTTATCATCATTTTTTAGGGTAGAATCTTCACGTGAAGGGAAATCAGCATCAGCAGAATTTAGCCAAGGGAATTTAGAAAACGAAGAATTTTTAGAAGAAAGTTCTCGTAGAAAAGGTACTAAAGTTTCTTTTATTCCTGATGATACCATTTTTAAAAACTACAAGTTCAGAAATGAATATGTAGCGAAAATGCTAAAGAATTATGTGTATTTAAACCCTGGATTAACCATCATTTTTAATGGAGAAAAATTCTTTTCTAAAAACGGTTTAAAGGATTTGTTAGAGGATAATAACAACACCGAAGATATGTTGTATCCTATTATCCATTTAAAAGGCGATGATATAGAAGTTGCGATTACGCATAGTAAAACTCAGTATTCAGAAGAATATTATTCATTTGTAAACGGTCAACATACCACACAAGGTGGTACGCATCAATCTGCTTTTAGAGAAGCAATTGTTAAAACCATTCGTGATTTTTTTGGTAAAAATTTCGAGGCTTCAGATGTTCGTAAATCAGTAATTGCTGCAATTGCTATTAAAGTGATGGAACCTGTTTTTGAAAGTCAGACCAAAACAAAATTAGGTTCTACAGAAATGGGAGGTGAGTTGCCTACAGTAAGAACCTATATCAACGATTTTGTAAAGACCAAATTAGATAACTTTTTACACAGAAATACCGAAATTGCAGATAAGCTTCAAAAGAAAATATTACAAGCAGAAAAAGAACGAAAAGAACTTTCTGGAATTCGAAAATTAGCTAGAGATAGAGCTAAAAAAGCTAGTTTACATAATAAGAAATTACGTGATTGTAGAATTCATTTAGGAGATATTAAAAAGGAAAATTACTTAGAAACTACTTTGTTTATAACTGAGGGAGATTCTGCTTCTGGTTCTATTACAAAATCTAGAAATGTAAATACACAAGCTGTTTTTAGTTTAAAAGGGAAACCTTTAAACTCTTACGGATTAAGTAAGAAAATTGTGTATGAAAATGAGGAGTTTAATCTTTTACAAGCCGCTTTAAATATAGAAGATGGTTTAGAAGATTTAAGATATAATAATATTGTAATTGCTACTGATGCTGATGTTGATGGTATGCACATTCGTTTGTTATTGATTACTTTTTTCCTCCAATTTTTCCCAGAATTGATAAAAGAAGGACATTTATATATTTTAGAAACACCTTTATTTAGAGTTAGAAATAAGAAACAAACGTTTTATTGTTATTCTGATGAAGAAAAGAGAGAAGCAATAGAAAAATTAAGAGGTAAACCAGAAATAACTCGATTTAAAGGTTTGGGAGAGATTTCACCAAATGAATTTGTTCATTTTATTGGTGATGATATTCGTTTAGATCCAGTAATGTTAGACAAAGAAATGTCTATTGAGCAAATGTTGCAATTTTATATGGGTAAAAATACACCTGATAGACAGAAGTTTATCATTCAGAATTTAAAAGTTGAACTGGATTACGTAGAAGAAGAAGTTTAA
- a CDS encoding GNAT family N-acetyltransferase, protein MKIRLSTFDDIPQIETIINDAKAYLASQNIDQWQNGYPNAAQVENDIKKGESFVVVNDDETIMATSMFTLRKEPTYKKIIDGNWLISEDKVYGVIHRMAIKKEFRKLGLATFLFVEFHQQLKDKNIQSLKIDTHENNLGMQSLIKKLGYSYCGIIYTSYNAKRLAFEKVIL, encoded by the coding sequence ATGAAAATCAGACTTTCTACTTTTGATGATATTCCGCAAATTGAAACGATCATTAATGATGCAAAAGCGTATTTAGCTTCTCAAAACATTGATCAATGGCAAAATGGATATCCAAATGCGGCACAAGTTGAAAACGACATAAAAAAAGGTGAAAGTTTTGTAGTTGTAAATGATGATGAAACAATTATGGCTACCTCAATGTTTACCTTAAGAAAAGAGCCAACTTACAAAAAAATAATTGATGGTAATTGGCTTATTTCTGAAGATAAAGTTTATGGCGTAATTCATAGAATGGCTATAAAAAAAGAGTTTAGAAAATTAGGTTTGGCTACTTTTTTGTTTGTTGAATTTCATCAGCAATTAAAAGATAAAAACATACAAAGTTTAAAGATTGATACGCACGAAAATAATTTGGGTATGCAGTCTTTAATCAAAAAATTGGGTTATTCATATTGTGGAATTATTTACACAAGTTATAATGCAAAAAGACTGGCTTTTGAGAAAGTAATACTATAA